One segment of Candidatus Scalindua japonica DNA contains the following:
- a CDS encoding cytochrome b N-terminal domain-containing protein produces MWKAVFGDLLFGEFKPLSPINSLMRGIAKIMQLHPYNMSVGGKRIIMYTFCLGGLSVFFFALLACTGAFLMIYYNPDVNKAYANVEDFRNIVPFGLLIRNMHRWTAHLMVMFVSLHMLRVFLTGAYKPPRELNWIVGVILLVFTMLSSFTGYLLPWDQLAYWGVTIGCSMGENAPLFGAKGPFALLEPGKDVNSILVGGTAVGQPTLLRFYLLHAIALPLGIAGLMGFHFWRIRRAGGVSGPL; encoded by the coding sequence GTGTGGAAGGCTGTATTTGGTGATCTTTTGTTTGGTGAGTTTAAGCCTCTCTCTCCGATAAATAGTTTAATGCGGGGGATTGCAAAGATAATGCAATTGCACCCGTACAATATGAGTGTGGGTGGTAAAAGGATAATAATGTACACTTTTTGTCTGGGAGGCTTGAGTGTTTTTTTCTTTGCTTTGCTTGCGTGTACGGGGGCGTTCCTGATGATCTACTATAATCCTGATGTCAACAAAGCGTACGCCAATGTTGAGGACTTTCGAAATATTGTGCCATTTGGGCTTTTAATTAGAAACATGCATAGGTGGACTGCGCACTTAATGGTAATGTTTGTGTCTCTGCACATGTTACGTGTGTTTTTGACAGGAGCATACAAGCCGCCAAGGGAATTAAACTGGATTGTAGGTGTGATTCTACTGGTGTTTACCATGCTTTCAAGTTTTACAGGGTATTTGCTTCCGTGGGACCAGTTGGCTTACTGGGGGGTTACTATTGGTTGCAGCATGGGCGAGAATGCTCCTTTATTTGGGGCGAAAGGGCCGTTTGCATTGTTAGAGCCGGGGAAAGATGTGAATTCCATTCTGGTAGGTGGTACGGCGGTTGGGCAGCCGACATTGTTAAGGTTTTATCTTTTGCACGCGATAGCGCTTCCCCTTGGAATAGCCGGTTTAATGGGTTTTCACTTCTGGCGAATTAGAAGAGCGGGAGGGGTTTCAGGGCCGCTTTAA
- a CDS encoding ubiquinol-cytochrome c reductase iron-sulfur subunit: MADKIDVKYLKSIRGNATTEIKGPYEPGALLDHPKTITRRCLFWGAWLSFWGLVGMWSFSVVRYLIPRVSYEPSSIFKAGKPEDYPLGSVTFIETRKVWIIREEKGVYALIAVCTHLSCQPRWFEEEQIFKCPCHGGQFYKNGVNFAGPPPKPLARAYVEVSDDGRLLVDKERIVGLDFILPV, translated from the coding sequence ATGGCTGATAAGATAGATGTAAAGTACTTAAAGAGTATAAGAGGTAATGCAACAACGGAAATTAAAGGGCCTTACGAGCCTGGTGCGCTTCTTGATCATCCAAAAACGATCACAAGAAGATGCCTCTTCTGGGGGGCATGGCTGTCATTCTGGGGGCTTGTTGGTATGTGGAGTTTTTCTGTGGTTCGTTATTTAATCCCCAGAGTATCGTACGAACCTTCAAGTATATTTAAAGCGGGCAAACCGGAAGATTATCCTTTGGGTTCTGTAACGTTCATCGAAACACGCAAGGTTTGGATTATCAGAGAGGAAAAAGGTGTATATGCGCTTATAGCGGTATGTACGCATTTATCATGTCAGCCGAGGTGGTTTGAGGAGGAACAGATATTCAAATGTCCTTGCCATGGTGGGCAATTTTACAAGAATGGAGTAAACTTTGCGGGCCCTCCTCCAAAACCGTTGGCACGCGCGTATGTTGAGGTTAGTGATGACGGGCGTCTGTTGGTTGATAAGGAGAGGATTGTAGGTCTGGATTTTATACTGCCTGTTTGA
- a CDS encoding cupredoxin domain-containing protein, translated as MKKNIILLNIAIILTIFSFSGCSKANQTDSSSDSNSSTTPLPQTKTHIVEMTGDYEFVPSKLTIKRGDSVKWVVTGNKPHEVASGKAIKTEDGMEGVPDGLWDSGKMASGSFTYTFHTTGTFPYYCDSHADQGMTGTITVE; from the coding sequence ATGAAAAAAAACATAATTTTATTAAACATAGCTATTATATTGACAATATTCTCTTTTTCTGGATGTAGCAAAGCCAATCAAACAGATAGTAGTTCTGATAGTAATTCCTCAACAACCCCATTACCCCAAACAAAAACACATATTGTCGAGATGACGGGTGATTATGAGTTTGTTCCATCAAAATTAACGATAAAACGGGGAGATAGCGTGAAATGGGTTGTGACCGGCAATAAACCACACGAAGTCGCAAGCGGGAAAGCAATTAAAACGGAAGATGGAATGGAGGGTGTACCTGATGGTCTCTGGGATTCAGGCAAAATGGCTTCTGGGAGTTTTACTTACACTTTTCATACCACCGGTACCTTTCCTTATTACTGTGATTCTCATGCTGATCAGGGAATGACAGGTACGATTACCGTTGAATAA
- a CDS encoding sulfotransferase domain-containing protein, which yields MDENTIIVVSGLPRSGTSMMMSMLEAGGLEIVTDNVRTADDDNPNGYYEQEKVKGLNRDDDKLWLSECKGKAIKIISQLLTSLPEKNSYKIIFMQRKMEEVLASQKQMLIRRGEPTDRISDEKLARLFNKHLEETKKWLTKQPGIDVLYISYNDLFLYKDKLIEDIKRFLICPLLRTDMMKCVIDKSLYRQRS from the coding sequence ATGGATGAAAATACAATTATAGTAGTATCAGGATTGCCTAGGTCAGGCACTTCTATGATGATGAGCATGTTGGAAGCTGGTGGATTGGAAATTGTAACCGATAATGTTCGAACTGCAGATGACGATAATCCTAATGGTTATTATGAACAGGAGAAGGTAAAGGGATTAAATAGAGATGATGACAAATTATGGTTGAGTGAATGTAAGGGAAAGGCGATTAAGATAATTTCGCAACTTTTGACTTCCTTGCCTGAAAAAAATTCATATAAAATCATATTTATGCAACGTAAAATGGAAGAGGTTCTTGCTTCTCAAAAACAGATGCTGATTCGGCGTGGAGAACCTACTGATAGAATAAGTGATGAAAAACTAGCAAGGTTGTTTAATAAGCATTTGGAAGAAACAAAAAAATGGTTAACGAAGCAACCTGGAATTGATGTTCTTTATATCTCGTACAATGATTTATTCTTGTATAAAGATAAGTTAATAGAAGATATAAAACGGTTTTTAATCTGTCCTCTTCTTAGAACGGACATGATGAAATGTGTAATAGATAAATCTCTTTATCGCCAACGTTCTTAG
- a CDS encoding glycosyltransferase: MNNTISVIIPVHNAGNHLGMCLESIVSSSYEHYEVIVVDDNSTDNSAEISRQKGFNVFTLSGSSGPKGPAFARNFGVERAQGEIVMFVDSDVLVRPETIKLIVENFDDDNIDAVFGSYDEDPKHKNFISQYKNLFHHFIHQQSHTGSSSFWAGCGAIRRDVFLKAGGFDAKRFIRPSIEDIELGSRLKDMGHKIVLDKSVQVKHLKRWNLYSLIKTDVIDRAIPWIKLIIETNSIPRDLNLKYSYRVSSVLASIFAAFIILLFSGSGTYLFSTWIFPYAVLLLISLSIGVTFIEFYFLIKRFNKTAVLNTKKLLLTLFVGLLTACSIFVLIDFLTFGFFPVSCLYYFSAVMLFFTIILLNSQVYYFFSKKKGIRFAMLVILMHFLYYIYSFLTFITFWPIFKLSKSFKTDMK; the protein is encoded by the coding sequence GTGAACAATACGATTTCAGTTATAATACCGGTACATAATGCAGGAAATCATCTTGGAATGTGCCTGGAATCTATAGTCAGCTCTTCATATGAGCATTATGAGGTTATAGTGGTAGATGATAACTCTACTGACAATAGCGCTGAGATTTCCAGGCAGAAAGGTTTTAATGTTTTTACGCTTTCTGGCAGTTCCGGTCCTAAAGGTCCTGCGTTTGCTCGCAATTTTGGAGTAGAAAGAGCTCAAGGAGAGATAGTAATGTTTGTTGATTCCGATGTGTTAGTCCGCCCAGAGACTATAAAGTTGATTGTTGAAAATTTTGATGATGACAACATTGATGCAGTCTTTGGTTCTTATGACGAAGACCCTAAACATAAAAATTTTATTTCTCAATATAAAAATCTATTTCACCACTTTATTCACCAACAATCGCATACTGGTAGTAGCTCTTTCTGGGCTGGTTGTGGGGCTATCAGACGAGATGTGTTTCTTAAAGCAGGTGGTTTTGATGCGAAACGCTTCATAAGACCATCAATAGAAGACATTGAACTGGGTTCCAGATTAAAGGATATGGGCCATAAGATAGTACTTGATAAAAGCGTACAGGTAAAGCATTTAAAAAGATGGAATCTCTACTCTTTAATTAAAACTGATGTTATTGATAGAGCCATTCCATGGATAAAACTGATAATCGAAACAAATTCAATCCCCAGGGACCTAAACCTTAAGTACTCTTACAGAGTTAGTTCTGTGTTGGCATCCATTTTTGCAGCCTTTATTATTTTATTATTTTCAGGTTCCGGCACTTATTTATTTTCAACATGGATATTTCCCTATGCTGTCTTATTATTAATTTCTTTAAGCATTGGAGTAACTTTTATAGAATTCTACTTTCTTATAAAGAGATTTAACAAGACCGCTGTACTAAATACTAAAAAACTTCTATTAACACTATTTGTTGGTCTTCTAACTGCATGCTCTATCTTTGTGTTAATTGATTTTTTAACTTTTGGTTTTTTCCCGGTTTCATGTTTGTATTATTTTTCTGCAGTAATGCTGTTTTTTACTATTATTCTCCTGAACAGCCAGGTTTATTATTTCTTTAGCAAAAAAAAAGGTATAAGATTCGCGATGTTAGTTATTCTTATGCACTTTCTCTATTATATTTATAGCTTTTTAACTTTTATAACATTTTGGCCGATATTTAAATTGTCAAAATCTTTTAAAACAGATATGAAATAA
- a CDS encoding multiheme c-type cytochrome, with amino-acid sequence MRHFGFVLIICVAFIEISNGAAFAQGTVDPSPERLVFPTEKGQKGFEEWVGLEKGSGPWADYYKPTPLHMYWSPKNHYIRPDLSAFKDLFDEYASGDCMGCHEDVTPGIVMSWKSSAHAKPRKSAKFAEKTRAIEETSGIKIEQVTCSFCHGESHDELFLPVADDVCKKCHRQQVEEFASEIADGRPSHRASWISNVVVPWYVEGFRRGEGYSFIGCDQCHPAMERCDGCHTRHKFSADEARRPEACYSCHMGADHPDAETYSESKMGVIYAMEGDTWAFDKGLNDLDLGGPEMRAPTCQICHMYNNTSGKWGHNVTSKGRWRMGTFPPVQVEYKSSMKDYPYGITIPPLNKKIDLYDGENKRKLERWLEVCNNCHSGRFARLWFEALDEYMFAAYRKRDEAQLLVEECFEKGWIDVNARAPYPMGDVLADKLGIKLLGEGVFKALKMSKGKIPVVGPILGVYANFRHDDGNPSQIETEYGNMWFWYALKGYKGVAHGQQDYAWWWGWAPMVNQLSRIKSQHDMLERVYNIEAKLGIGLGGK; translated from the coding sequence ATGAGGCATTTCGGATTTGTGTTGATAATTTGTGTGGCTTTTATAGAAATAAGTAACGGTGCGGCTTTTGCGCAGGGGACTGTGGATCCATCTCCGGAAAGATTGGTTTTTCCAACCGAAAAAGGTCAAAAAGGTTTTGAGGAGTGGGTCGGTTTGGAGAAGGGCAGCGGTCCATGGGCTGATTATTATAAACCAACGCCTCTCCATATGTATTGGAGCCCCAAGAACCATTACATCAGACCTGATTTAAGCGCTTTTAAAGATCTGTTTGACGAGTATGCTTCGGGTGATTGTATGGGTTGCCATGAAGATGTGACTCCAGGGATTGTAATGTCTTGGAAGAGTTCGGCCCATGCAAAGCCGAGAAAAAGTGCTAAATTTGCGGAAAAAACAAGGGCGATTGAGGAAACGTCCGGAATAAAGATTGAACAGGTAACATGTAGCTTTTGCCATGGCGAAAGTCATGATGAGTTGTTTTTGCCTGTAGCCGATGATGTCTGTAAAAAATGTCACCGGCAGCAGGTAGAGGAGTTTGCCTCAGAGATAGCAGATGGGAGGCCAAGCCACAGGGCATCGTGGATTTCAAATGTTGTAGTGCCGTGGTATGTCGAAGGTTTCAGGAGGGGTGAGGGCTATTCATTCATCGGGTGTGACCAGTGTCACCCTGCAATGGAGAGGTGTGACGGGTGTCATACTCGGCATAAGTTCAGTGCTGACGAGGCGAGAAGGCCTGAAGCATGTTATTCATGCCACATGGGAGCTGATCATCCGGATGCAGAAACCTACAGTGAATCAAAAATGGGTGTCATTTATGCTATGGAAGGTGACACCTGGGCATTTGACAAAGGGTTGAACGATTTAGATCTTGGTGGGCCTGAAATGCGTGCTCCTACATGCCAGATCTGCCATATGTACAACAATACATCTGGTAAATGGGGGCATAATGTGACATCCAAGGGGCGTTGGCGAATGGGTACTTTCCCTCCTGTACAGGTAGAGTACAAGTCCAGCATGAAGGACTATCCTTATGGAATTACTATTCCGCCATTAAATAAGAAGATAGATCTGTATGATGGGGAAAACAAGAGAAAGCTCGAAAGGTGGCTGGAAGTCTGCAATAATTGTCATAGCGGGCGGTTTGCAAGATTGTGGTTTGAAGCCCTTGATGAATATATGTTTGCCGCCTATCGTAAACGGGATGAGGCGCAACTGCTCGTAGAAGAGTGTTTTGAAAAGGGGTGGATTGATGTAAATGCCAGGGCGCCATATCCAATGGGCGATGTGCTTGCCGACAAGCTTGGTATTAAGCTGCTTGGCGAAGGTGTTTTTAAGGCGCTTAAGATGTCGAAGGGTAAGATCCCCGTAGTTGGCCCTATTCTTGGTGTTTATGCTAATTTCAGACATGATGATGGTAATCCCAGTCAGATTGAAACTGAATATGGAAACATGTGGTTCTGGTATGCGCTCAAGGGTTATAAGGGAGTGGCACACGGTCAGCAGGACTATGCATGGTGGTGGGGCTGGGCCCCAATGGTAAACCAGTTATCACGTATCAAATCGCAACATGATATGTTGGAAAGGGTGTACAATATTGAAGCTAAGTTGGGAATAGGCCTTGGAGGTAAGTAG
- a CDS encoding alginate export family protein, producing MSKIRNCFIILASVFTITSACALVGMQDVKAAEPALSDLIKRIEALESKPGGGGNVSAPKIRGLKMGFDIRHRFEFRSDGAGNGGNNAIDSEFTLQRVRLSLDADVNRNVRGFVKLQDVRTFGAEQSTTGNLSRVDLLEGFVELRNLGDFTSLLNNTSLRVGRWQQWYGKNRWFGHLNWANQSRSYDGIKFRYDNKKNVWVDLWAYQISEDQTGVASGDNTFGATGTTGRALLANGTVPVVGATATNNGPYRSVRDELFWGMYAGVKVLEGLTVEPYIAIRNRSRDADGDRSPDFATLPPGASTAIGGEQRYHVGGRLVGKNIHWLPGVDFTFEQAWQFGRTEAVTYRSQDIDAYGGAYDIGYTFKDIPWSPRIGYSYVFASGDDDPTDGDNETFSHLYPTGHATMGYIDFHAWQNIRDHQGHLSFQPTKKMLVKVDYHNFSAADRLDDWYTVGGAGRGVGGSSVSDNYGDEIDVTVKYKLLKNFGVVAGYSKYMAGKFVEDARGGDRGDTDWFYLQTTMKF from the coding sequence ATGTCAAAAATAAGGAATTGTTTTATAATTTTAGCATCAGTATTCACAATCACATCAGCGTGTGCGTTGGTTGGGATGCAGGATGTTAAGGCGGCTGAGCCTGCGCTGTCTGACCTCATCAAGAGGATAGAGGCGCTGGAATCAAAGCCTGGCGGTGGCGGGAATGTCAGTGCGCCAAAAATCAGAGGCTTAAAGATGGGCTTTGATATAAGGCACAGGTTTGAATTTAGATCAGATGGAGCAGGTAATGGAGGGAATAATGCCATAGATAGTGAATTTACACTTCAGAGGGTAAGGCTCTCTTTGGATGCTGATGTAAATAGAAATGTAAGGGGTTTTGTAAAGTTACAGGATGTCCGTACTTTTGGTGCTGAACAGAGTACTACTGGTAACCTTTCCAGGGTTGATCTCCTCGAAGGATTTGTTGAGTTGAGGAATTTGGGTGATTTCACTTCATTGCTCAATAATACGAGTTTGAGGGTCGGTAGATGGCAGCAGTGGTATGGTAAAAACAGATGGTTTGGTCACCTGAACTGGGCTAACCAGTCAAGGTCTTATGACGGTATAAAGTTCAGATATGATAACAAGAAGAATGTCTGGGTTGATCTTTGGGCGTACCAGATTTCAGAAGACCAGACAGGCGTTGCTTCCGGTGATAATACTTTTGGTGCAACCGGTACTACTGGTAGAGCATTACTTGCAAATGGTACTGTTCCGGTAGTTGGTGCAACTGCTACAAATAATGGTCCTTATAGAAGTGTAAGAGATGAGCTTTTCTGGGGTATGTATGCGGGAGTAAAAGTACTTGAAGGGTTAACTGTTGAGCCATATATTGCTATCAGAAACAGGAGTAGAGATGCAGATGGAGATAGATCTCCTGATTTTGCAACATTACCACCTGGTGCAAGTACTGCTATTGGCGGAGAGCAGCGTTATCATGTAGGTGGTAGACTTGTAGGTAAAAATATACATTGGTTACCCGGTGTAGATTTTACTTTTGAACAGGCATGGCAGTTTGGTAGAACTGAAGCAGTTACCTATCGATCACAGGATATTGATGCTTATGGTGGTGCATACGATATCGGCTATACATTCAAGGACATTCCATGGTCTCCAAGAATAGGTTATAGCTACGTATTTGCATCTGGTGATGATGATCCAACAGATGGTGACAATGAAACATTTAGTCATCTGTATCCAACAGGCCACGCAACAATGGGTTATATCGATTTCCATGCATGGCAGAACATCAGAGACCATCAGGGTCATCTGTCATTTCAACCGACAAAGAAGATGTTGGTGAAAGTCGATTATCATAATTTCAGCGCAGCAGATAGATTAGATGATTGGTATACTGTTGGTGGAGCTGGACGCGGTGTAGGTGGTTCTAGTGTAAGTGATAACTATGGTGACGAAATTGATGTTACCGTTAAATACAAACTGTTAAAGAATTTTGGTGTTGTTGCCGGTTACTCGAAATACATGGCTGGTAAATTCGTAGAAGATGCCAGAGGTGGAGATAGAGGAGATACCGACTGGTTCTACTTACAGACAACGATGAAGTTCTAA
- a CDS encoding HEAT repeat domain-containing protein translates to MFYIILHHICAALKLIKVMMAALLIFSCISFSGCSKPDEKKTEQETRDKTTILIQWLKDKDRSVRQMAAEQLGERKETRSVKPLIDALRDKDRSVRWSAAEALGEIKDIRAVTPLITALKDNDKDVRWNAAGALGEIGIPAVESLIAALNDNDSIVRQYAAVALGKIKDPRAVEPLIFTLKDVNSGIRNTTARAMGKIKDSRAVEPLIGALKDTDSGVRRDAAGALGEIKDARAVEPLIAALKDNNSTVRWCAAEALGKIKDARAVEHLIDTLEDFDTSVWKKAEKALEEMEEK, encoded by the coding sequence ATGTTTTATATAATATTACATCATATATGTGCTGCATTAAAACTTATTAAGGTAATGATGGCTGCGTTGTTAATTTTTTCTTGCATATCGTTCTCTGGATGCAGTAAACCCGATGAAAAAAAAACAGAACAAGAGACAAGGGACAAAACAACAATATTAATTCAATGGCTTAAAGACAAGGACAGAAGTGTACGACAGATGGCAGCAGAGCAACTTGGGGAGAGAAAAGAAACTCGTTCCGTTAAACCACTGATTGACGCATTAAGAGACAAAGACAGAAGTGTACGTTGGAGTGCGGCTGAAGCATTGGGGGAAATAAAGGATATTCGTGCTGTTACTCCATTGATTACCGCTCTCAAGGATAACGACAAAGATGTGCGGTGGAACGCTGCCGGGGCACTTGGAGAAATAGGCATTCCTGCAGTAGAATCCTTAATAGCGGCGCTGAATGATAATGACAGTATAGTCAGACAGTATGCAGCTGTCGCACTGGGGAAAATAAAAGATCCTCGTGCTGTTGAACCTCTGATCTTTACATTGAAGGATGTTAACAGTGGCATCCGGAACACGACAGCAAGGGCGATGGGAAAGATTAAGGACAGCCGCGCTGTTGAGCCTTTGATTGGCGCGCTGAAGGATACTGACAGCGGTGTCCGGCGTGATGCAGCTGGAGCGTTGGGGGAGATAAAGGATGCGCGTGCGGTTGAACCCTTAATTGCCGCACTAAAGGATAATAACAGTACCGTTCGGTGGTGTGCTGCAGAGGCATTGGGAAAGATTAAGGATGCACGTGCGGTTGAACACCTGATTGACACACTTGAGGACTTTGACACCAGCGTCTGGAAAAAGGCAGAGAAGGCACTGGAAGAAATGGAGGAAAAATGA
- a CDS encoding multiheme c-type cytochrome, giving the protein MGHYVKLIWLLVISVLMLGVSVVWFYKEYNPEWKQHQRAVFRKKIARAEEDYEFWSNPEWGDPEKAKALEGKINGLKNTKFDIKQILLKGEGLWSNHENGPRVERCMTCHIDEDELHELHPEGLPIAYDVYGCTVCHGGNGRALESERAHEGSHADRKAMEGPRTASADEFIRMWKRLRELNPESEEGLRVESFYGPTGEYQIYVGRRKCIRCHKKMHPEHVERWSKTKFKSFERIEKEPDYRKGSTEYKKKCYKCHTTGYREDKKVYSEPGVGCEACHGPGEVYSHLMAGEHKGDVKEGQKLVRISFDFKICGNCHVPKRHEMRKEYFKGIAHMK; this is encoded by the coding sequence ATGGGACATTACGTCAAATTAATATGGTTACTTGTAATATCTGTCTTGATGCTGGGTGTTTCTGTAGTGTGGTTTTATAAAGAGTATAATCCGGAGTGGAAACAACACCAGAGGGCAGTTTTCAGGAAAAAGATCGCCAGGGCGGAAGAGGACTATGAGTTCTGGTCAAATCCCGAATGGGGTGATCCGGAAAAAGCAAAAGCGCTGGAGGGTAAAATTAATGGGTTGAAAAACACAAAGTTTGATATAAAGCAGATATTACTCAAAGGGGAGGGACTTTGGAGTAATCATGAGAATGGACCACGGGTTGAAAGGTGTATGACTTGTCATATTGATGAAGACGAGTTGCATGAGTTGCATCCTGAAGGTCTTCCTATTGCTTATGATGTTTACGGGTGTACGGTATGTCATGGTGGTAACGGCAGGGCGCTTGAATCTGAACGTGCGCATGAGGGGTCTCACGCGGACAGGAAGGCAATGGAGGGTCCTCGGACAGCGTCAGCAGATGAGTTTATAAGAATGTGGAAGCGGCTTCGTGAATTGAATCCTGAATCTGAAGAGGGGCTCAGGGTGGAGAGCTTTTATGGTCCGACAGGTGAATATCAAATATATGTTGGAAGGCGAAAGTGTATTAGGTGCCACAAAAAAATGCATCCGGAGCATGTTGAAAGGTGGAGCAAGACAAAGTTTAAGAGCTTTGAAAGGATAGAGAAAGAGCCAGACTATAGAAAAGGGAGTACCGAGTATAAAAAGAAATGTTATAAATGTCATACTACCGGGTACAGAGAAGATAAAAAGGTGTACTCAGAGCCTGGGGTTGGTTGTGAGGCGTGTCATGGGCCAGGAGAGGTGTACAGTCATCTTATGGCAGGTGAACATAAAGGTGATGTTAAAGAGGGGCAAAAATTAGTTCGTATCTCTTTTGACTTTAAGATATGTGGTAATTGTCATGTCCCGAAAAGGCATGAAATGCGTAAGGAATATTTTAAGGGTATTGCGCATATGAAGTAG